From a region of the Canis lupus dingo isolate Sandy chromosome 5, ASM325472v2, whole genome shotgun sequence genome:
- the LRP8 gene encoding low-density lipoprotein receptor-related protein 8 isoform X2, translating into MGRPERGALRPLAPPVLLLLLLLPLRLQHLAAAAAADTQRGGQGPAKVCEEDQFRCRNERCIPSVWRCDEDDDCSDNSDEDDCPKKTCADSDFTCGNGHCIPERWKCDGEEECPDGSDESEATCTKQVCPAEKLSCGPASHKCVPASWRCDGEKDCESGADEASCATLCAPHEFQCSNRSCLAAVFVCDGDDDCGDGSDERGCADPACGPREFRCGGGGGTCIPERWVCDRQFDCEDRSDEAADLCPGATAAPAACAAAAQFACRSGECVHLGWRCDGDRDCKDKSDEADCPLGTCRGDEFQCGDGTCVPTLKRCNQEQDCPDGSDEAGCLQESTCEGPRRFQCKSGECVDGGKVCDAQRDCRDWSDEPLKECGLNECLHNNGGCSHICTDLKIGFECTCPAGYQLLDQKTCGDIDECEDPDACSQICVNYKGYFKCECHPGYEMDTLTKNCKAVAGKSPSLIFTNRHEVRRIDLVKRDYSRLIPMLKNVVALDVEVATNRIYWCDLSYRKIYSAYMDKASDPAEQEVLVDEQLHSPEGLAVDWVHKHIYWTDSGNKTISVATMDGARRCTLFSRDLSEPRAIAVDPLRGFMYWSDWGYQAKIEKSGLNGVDRQTLVSDNIEWPNGITLDLLNQRLYWVDSKLHQLSSIDLSGGNRKMLISSPDFLSHPFGIAVFEDKVFWTDLENEAIFSANRLNGLEISVLAENLNNPHDIVIFHELKQPKAADACELSAQPNGGCEYLCLPAPQISSLSPKYTCACPDTMWLGPDMKRCYRAPQSTSTTTLAPTTARTLADTTRAPGTTVHSLTYQNHSTETPSLAAVVPSSVSVPRTPSIKPSTPSPGTSNHSQHYGNEGGKMGSTVTAAVIGIIVPMAVIALLCMSGYLIWRNWKRKNTKSMNFDNPVYRKTTEEEDEDELHIGRTAQIGHVYPAAISSFDHPLWAEPCLGETRELEDPAPALKELFVLPGDPRSQPHQLPKNPLSELPVVKCKRVALSLEDDGLP; encoded by the exons CCAAGAAGACCTGTGCAGACAGTGACTTCACCTGTGGCAACGGCCACTGCATCCCAGAGCGGTGGAAGTGTGACGGCGAGGAGGAGTGTCCCGACGGCTCTGATGAGTCTGAGGCCACCTGCA CCAAGCAGGTGTGTCCTGCAGAGAAGCTGAGCTGTGGACCCGCCAGCCACAAGTGTGTGCCTGCCTCGTGGCGCTGCGACGGGGAGAAGGACTGTGAGAGCGGTGCAGACGAGGCCAGCTGTGCCACCT TGTGCGCCCCGCACGAGTTCCAGTGCAGCAACCGCTCCTGCCTGGCCGCCGTGTTCGTGTGCGACGGCGACGACGACTGTGGCGACGGCAGCGACGAGCGTGGCTGCGCCGACCCGGCCTGCGGGCCCCGCGAGTTccgctgcggcggcggcggcggcacctgCATCCCCGAGCGCTGGGTCTGCGACCGCCAGTTCGACTGCGAGGACCGCTCGGACGAGGCGGCCGACCTGTGCCCCGGGGCcaccgccgcgcccgccgcctgCGCCGCTGCCGCCCAGTTCGCCTGCCGCAGCGGCGAGTGTGTGCACCTGGGCTGGCGCTGCGACGGCGACCGCGACTGCAAGGACAAGTCGGACGAGGCCGACTGCC CTCTGGGGACGTGTCGTGGGGATGAGTTCCAGTGTGGGGATGGGACTTGTGTCCCAACACTCAAACGCTGTAACCAGGAACAGGACTGTCCAGATGGGAGTGACGAAGCTGGCTGTCTACAGG AGTCAACATGTGAGGGTCCCCGCAGATTTCAGTGTAAGAGTGGCGAGTGCGTGGACGGCGGGAAAGTGTGTGATGCTCAAAGAGACTGCCGGGACTGGTCGGATGAGCCTCTGAAAGAGTGTG GACTGAATGAGTGTCTGCACAACAATGGGGGCTGTTCCCACATATGTACGGACCTCAAGATCGGCTTTGAGTGCACGTGTCCAGCAGGCTACCAGCTCTTGGACCAGAAGACCTGTGGCG ACATTGACGAGTGTGAGGACCCCGATGCCTGCAGCCAGATCTGTGTCAACTACAAGGGCTACTTTAAGTGCGAGTGCCACCCTGGCTATGAGATGGATACGCTGACCAAGAACTGCAAGGCTGTTG CTGGCAAAAGCCCCTCCCTGATCTTCACCAACCGGCATGAAGTGCGGAGGATAGACCTGGTGAAGCGAGACTACTCGCGCCTCATCCCCATGCTCAAGAACGTTGTGGCGCTGGATGTTGAAGTTGCCACCAATCGCATCTACTGGTGTGACCTCTCCTACCGCAAGATCTATAG CGCCTACATGGACAAGGCCAGCGATCCAGCAGAGCAGGAGGTCCTCGTGGATGAGCAGCTGCACTCTCCAGAGGGCCTGGCGGTGGACTGGGTCCATAAGCACATCTACTGGACGGACTCCGGCAACAAGACCATCTCCGTGGCCACGATGGATGGCGCTCGCCGATGCACTCTCTTCAGCCGTGACCTCAGTGAGCCCCGGGCCATCGCGGTCGACCCCCTGAGAGG GTTCATGTATTGGTCTGACTGGGGGTATCAAGCCAAGATCGAGAAGTCTGGGCTCAACGGTGTGGACCGGCAAACACTGGTATCAGACAACATTGAATGGCCCAATGGAATCACCCTGG ATTTGCTGAACCAGCGCTTGTACTGGGTAGACTCCAAGCTTCACCAGCTCTCCAGCATCGACCTCAGTGGAGGCAACAGGAAGATGCTAATTTCCTCCCCTGACTTCCTGAGCCACCCTTTTGGGATAGCTGTGTTTGAG GACAAGGTGTTCTGGACAGACCTGGAGAATGAGGCTATTTTCAGTGCAAATCGGCTCAACGGCCTGGAAATCTCCGTCTTAGCTGAGAACCTCAATAACCCACATGACATTGTCATCTTCCATGAGCTGAAGCAGCCCAAAG CTGCAGATGCCTGTGAGCTAAGTGCCCAGCCCAATGGAGGCTGTGAGTACCTGTGCCTTCCTGCTCCTCAGATCTCCAGCCTGTCTCCCAAGTACACATGTGCCTGTCCTGACACGATGTGGCTGGGCCCAGACATGAAGAGGTGCTACCGAG CACCTCAATCTACCTCAACCACGACGTTAGCTCCTACCACAGCGAGGACACTAGCCGACACCACGAGAGCCCCTGGGACCACCGTCCACAGCCTCACCTACCAGAACCACAGCACAGAGACGCCAAGCCTGGCAGCTGTGGTCCCGAGCTCAGTTAGTGTCCCCAGGACTCCCAGCATCAAGCCATCTACCCCAAGCCCTGGGACCAGCAACCACTCCCAGCACT ATGGGAACGAAGGTGGCAAGATGGGCTCAACAGTTACTGCTGCTGTCATTGGGATCATTGTGCCCATGG CGGTAATAGCCCTGCTGTGCATGAGCGGCTACCTGATTTGGAGAAACTGGAAGCGGAAGAACACCAAAAGCATGAATTTTGACAACCCAGTGTACAGGAAAACAACGGAAGAAGAGGATGAAGATGAGCTCCACATAGGGAGGACTGCGCAGATTGGCCATGTCTATCCTGCA GCAATCAGCAGCTTTGATCACCCACTGTGGGCAGAGCCCTGTCTTGGGGAGACCAGAGAACTGGAagacccagcccctgccctcaaggagcttttTGTCTTGCCGGGGGACCCAAGGTCACAGCCGCACCAACTCCCGAAGAACCCTCTTTCCGAGCTGCCTGTCGTCAAGTGCAAG
- the LRP8 gene encoding low-density lipoprotein receptor-related protein 8 isoform X5, giving the protein MGRPERGALRPLAPPVLLLLLLLPLRLQHLAAAAAADTQRGGQGPAKVCEEDQFRCRNERCIPSVWRCDEDDDCSDNSDEDDCPKKTCADSDFTCGNGHCIPERWKCDGEEECPDGSDESEATCTKQVCPAEKLSCGPASHKCVPASWRCDGEKDCESGADEASCATLCAPHEFQCSNRSCLAAVFVCDGDDDCGDGSDERGCADPACGPREFRCGGGGGTCIPERWVCDRQFDCEDRSDEAADLCPGATAAPAACAAAAQFACRSGECVHLGWRCDGDRDCKDKSDEADCPLGTCRGDEFQCGDGTCVPTLKRCNQEQDCPDGSDEAGCLQGLNECLHNNGGCSHICTDLKIGFECTCPAGYQLLDQKTCGDIDECEDPDACSQICVNYKGYFKCECHPGYEMDTLTKNCKAVAGKSPSLIFTNRHEVRRIDLVKRDYSRLIPMLKNVVALDVEVATNRIYWCDLSYRKIYSAYMDKASDPAEQEVLVDEQLHSPEGLAVDWVHKHIYWTDSGNKTISVATMDGARRCTLFSRDLSEPRAIAVDPLRGFMYWSDWGYQAKIEKSGLNGVDRQTLVSDNIEWPNGITLDLLNQRLYWVDSKLHQLSSIDLSGGNRKMLISSPDFLSHPFGIAVFEDKVFWTDLENEAIFSANRLNGLEISVLAENLNNPHDIVIFHELKQPKAADACELSAQPNGGCEYLCLPAPQISSLSPKYTCACPDTMWLGPDMKRCYRAPQSTSTTTLAPTTARTLADTTRAPGTTVHSLTYQNHSTETPSLAAVVPSSVSVPRTPSIKPSTPSPGTSNHSQHYGNEGGKMGSTVTAAVIGIIVPMAVIALLCMSGYLIWRNWKRKNTKSMNFDNPVYRKTTEEEDEDELHIGRTAQIGHVYPAAISSFDHPLWAEPCLGETRELEDPAPALKELFVLPGDPRSQPHQLPKNPLSELPVVKCKRVALSLEDDGLP; this is encoded by the exons CCAAGAAGACCTGTGCAGACAGTGACTTCACCTGTGGCAACGGCCACTGCATCCCAGAGCGGTGGAAGTGTGACGGCGAGGAGGAGTGTCCCGACGGCTCTGATGAGTCTGAGGCCACCTGCA CCAAGCAGGTGTGTCCTGCAGAGAAGCTGAGCTGTGGACCCGCCAGCCACAAGTGTGTGCCTGCCTCGTGGCGCTGCGACGGGGAGAAGGACTGTGAGAGCGGTGCAGACGAGGCCAGCTGTGCCACCT TGTGCGCCCCGCACGAGTTCCAGTGCAGCAACCGCTCCTGCCTGGCCGCCGTGTTCGTGTGCGACGGCGACGACGACTGTGGCGACGGCAGCGACGAGCGTGGCTGCGCCGACCCGGCCTGCGGGCCCCGCGAGTTccgctgcggcggcggcggcggcacctgCATCCCCGAGCGCTGGGTCTGCGACCGCCAGTTCGACTGCGAGGACCGCTCGGACGAGGCGGCCGACCTGTGCCCCGGGGCcaccgccgcgcccgccgcctgCGCCGCTGCCGCCCAGTTCGCCTGCCGCAGCGGCGAGTGTGTGCACCTGGGCTGGCGCTGCGACGGCGACCGCGACTGCAAGGACAAGTCGGACGAGGCCGACTGCC CTCTGGGGACGTGTCGTGGGGATGAGTTCCAGTGTGGGGATGGGACTTGTGTCCCAACACTCAAACGCTGTAACCAGGAACAGGACTGTCCAGATGGGAGTGACGAAGCTGGCTGTCTACAGG GACTGAATGAGTGTCTGCACAACAATGGGGGCTGTTCCCACATATGTACGGACCTCAAGATCGGCTTTGAGTGCACGTGTCCAGCAGGCTACCAGCTCTTGGACCAGAAGACCTGTGGCG ACATTGACGAGTGTGAGGACCCCGATGCCTGCAGCCAGATCTGTGTCAACTACAAGGGCTACTTTAAGTGCGAGTGCCACCCTGGCTATGAGATGGATACGCTGACCAAGAACTGCAAGGCTGTTG CTGGCAAAAGCCCCTCCCTGATCTTCACCAACCGGCATGAAGTGCGGAGGATAGACCTGGTGAAGCGAGACTACTCGCGCCTCATCCCCATGCTCAAGAACGTTGTGGCGCTGGATGTTGAAGTTGCCACCAATCGCATCTACTGGTGTGACCTCTCCTACCGCAAGATCTATAG CGCCTACATGGACAAGGCCAGCGATCCAGCAGAGCAGGAGGTCCTCGTGGATGAGCAGCTGCACTCTCCAGAGGGCCTGGCGGTGGACTGGGTCCATAAGCACATCTACTGGACGGACTCCGGCAACAAGACCATCTCCGTGGCCACGATGGATGGCGCTCGCCGATGCACTCTCTTCAGCCGTGACCTCAGTGAGCCCCGGGCCATCGCGGTCGACCCCCTGAGAGG GTTCATGTATTGGTCTGACTGGGGGTATCAAGCCAAGATCGAGAAGTCTGGGCTCAACGGTGTGGACCGGCAAACACTGGTATCAGACAACATTGAATGGCCCAATGGAATCACCCTGG ATTTGCTGAACCAGCGCTTGTACTGGGTAGACTCCAAGCTTCACCAGCTCTCCAGCATCGACCTCAGTGGAGGCAACAGGAAGATGCTAATTTCCTCCCCTGACTTCCTGAGCCACCCTTTTGGGATAGCTGTGTTTGAG GACAAGGTGTTCTGGACAGACCTGGAGAATGAGGCTATTTTCAGTGCAAATCGGCTCAACGGCCTGGAAATCTCCGTCTTAGCTGAGAACCTCAATAACCCACATGACATTGTCATCTTCCATGAGCTGAAGCAGCCCAAAG CTGCAGATGCCTGTGAGCTAAGTGCCCAGCCCAATGGAGGCTGTGAGTACCTGTGCCTTCCTGCTCCTCAGATCTCCAGCCTGTCTCCCAAGTACACATGTGCCTGTCCTGACACGATGTGGCTGGGCCCAGACATGAAGAGGTGCTACCGAG CACCTCAATCTACCTCAACCACGACGTTAGCTCCTACCACAGCGAGGACACTAGCCGACACCACGAGAGCCCCTGGGACCACCGTCCACAGCCTCACCTACCAGAACCACAGCACAGAGACGCCAAGCCTGGCAGCTGTGGTCCCGAGCTCAGTTAGTGTCCCCAGGACTCCCAGCATCAAGCCATCTACCCCAAGCCCTGGGACCAGCAACCACTCCCAGCACT ATGGGAACGAAGGTGGCAAGATGGGCTCAACAGTTACTGCTGCTGTCATTGGGATCATTGTGCCCATGG CGGTAATAGCCCTGCTGTGCATGAGCGGCTACCTGATTTGGAGAAACTGGAAGCGGAAGAACACCAAAAGCATGAATTTTGACAACCCAGTGTACAGGAAAACAACGGAAGAAGAGGATGAAGATGAGCTCCACATAGGGAGGACTGCGCAGATTGGCCATGTCTATCCTGCA GCAATCAGCAGCTTTGATCACCCACTGTGGGCAGAGCCCTGTCTTGGGGAGACCAGAGAACTGGAagacccagcccctgccctcaaggagcttttTGTCTTGCCGGGGGACCCAAGGTCACAGCCGCACCAACTCCCGAAGAACCCTCTTTCCGAGCTGCCTGTCGTCAAGTGCAAG